The DNA segment GAAACTGCCCCAGAAACACGGCGCTGCTCATGCCCGCCACGATGCGCCCGCGCCACGCCGAGGGCGTGATGTCGGCCAGCCAGGTGTACAGGTTGGGCAGCACCAGTCCGCCGCCCAGCCCGGCCACGATCAGGCCCGGAACCACGGCGGCGATACTCTGCCCCTGCGACACGACGGCCCACCCCCCAGCCACCAGTCCAAAGCCCAGCGCCGCCACCTTGCGCGCATCGAAACGGCCCGAAAACCGCGAGTAGGTCAGCGAGGTGATGGCCGCCGTCAGCGTGAACGCGCCCAGCAGCAGGCCAGTGGCGGCGGGCGAGGCCCCCAGGAATTTCATCAGGAACGGCCCCTGCGCGGGCATCAGGTAAAAGATGACCATGTAGGCCAGGGCCAGCGCGTAGACCAGCCCGATGGCGCCCCAGGCGGTTTTGCCCTCTGGCTCGTGGCTGATGGGTGCCACATGTCTGCCTCTGGGCAGCCGGAAGACCAGCGGCAGGATCAGGAGCGAGATGAAGTAGATCGCGAAGGGCGCGCGCCAGCCTACCCCGGCCAGCAGGCCGCCCAGCGGCAGCAGCACCGCGCCGCCGAAACTGGTAAAGGCGGCCTGCTGGCTCAGGAACTTGCCGCGCGCGGGGCCAGTGAACAGGTCATTGACCAGCGCTCCGCCCGCCGTCATGGTCCCGGCCACCGCCAGCCCCAGAATGACCCGGCCCACCAGCAGCGCCCCCAGCGAGGAC comes from the Deinococcus sp. AJ005 genome and includes:
- a CDS encoding MFS transporter; translated protein: MTRVASATPPSSVSGAAPPDFATRLTLLLLAALTIMSGATIAPALPAMQAHFADQPNAELLVKLALTIVGLAIALSAPLSGVLADRFGRRPILIGSLLLYALGGASGLIVSSLGALLVGRVILGLAVAGTMTAGGALVNDLFTGPARGKFLSQQAAFTSFGGAVLLPLGGLLAGVGWRAPFAIYFISLLILPLVFRLPRGRHVAPISHEPEGKTAWGAIGLVYALALAYMVIFYLMPAQGPFLMKFLGASPAATGLLLGAFTLTAAITSLTYSRFSGRFDARKVAALGFGLVAGGWAVVSQGQSIAAVVPGLIVAGLGGGLVLPNLYTWLADITPSAWRGRIVAGMSSAVFLGQFLSPLLLSAPTDHPANGFVWGAGAALVVGAALLAFSFTGRKMRATP